The following coding sequences lie in one Vespula pensylvanica isolate Volc-1 chromosome 7, ASM1446617v1, whole genome shotgun sequence genomic window:
- the LOC122630808 gene encoding 5-methylcytosine rRNA methyltransferase NSUN4, whose protein sequence is MAFLIKRLKVEELLKVFVRYKHGSNHWSVIRKQKTHKDRALAYFNDFYNKVYGKAWNDIRTALLQEENKYIAVINNFSDVERIQTTLENSGAINIKLIYDAFVENIQDQKFQRKLKKTANLTVRMHNIISERKISEIQSIYPNDYESSQNSLTFTEKNDKNTNINKPSVHLKSIAEDSNDVNIDSNRIVLPSDGLAGLYEFVPVTKLKGMEDWVLESEHYEYYQKASDFKIPVEKEKVLSFPKHLKLYTYEEFSEEKFPAPKKGSTGVLDYYLFDGGSILPVLALDIQLGDFVLDMCAAPGGKTLTILQTLMPNLVVANDLSQSRVYRIKKVLNQYIADIGQLNDRLFITEEDARKINDKDVYNKILVDVPCTTDRHVLHENDNNIFKPTRIKERLRMPEIQADILFNALKLVTVGGTVVYSTCSLSPIQNDGVIQMALKRMWEESNTVIVVKDMSEALDPLQTLFNFGNFGLKHGHIVIPTVGYNWGPMYFCKMVKLK, encoded by the exons ATggcatttttaattaaacgattgaAAGTCGAAGAATTGTTGAAAGTATTCGTTAGATATAAACATGGTTCGAATCATTGG TCTGTAATTAGGAAACAAAAGACACATAAAGACAGAGCATTGGCATATTTTAATGACTTctataataaagtatatgGAAAAGCATGGAATGACATAAGAACTGCATTGCTACAAGaggaaaacaaatatatagcagtgattaataattttagtgATGTGGAAAGAATACAAACAACTTTGGAG aattctggagcaataaatataaagttaatATATGATGCATTTGTGGAAAATATACAAGATCAAAAGTTTCaaaggaaattaaagaaaactgCTAACCTAACTGTTCGAatgcataatataatatcggaaagaaaaatatcagagATACAGTCAATTTATCCAAATGATTATGAATCATCTCAGAATTCATTGACCTTTACggagaaaaatgataagaatacCAATATTAATAAACCGTCAGTACATTTAAAATCTATAGCGGAAGATTCGAACGATGTGAACATTGATAGCAATCGTATTGTTCTTCCTTCAGATGGTTTAGCAGGACTTTATGAATTTGTACCagtaacaaaattaaaag gTATGGAAGATTGGGTTTTAGAATCTGAACATTATGAATATTATCAAAAGGCAAGTGATTTCAAAATACCtgtggaaaaagagaaagttttgTCTTTTCCAAAACATCTTAAATTGTATACATATGAAGAGTTtagcgaagaaaaatttccaGCCCCAAAGAAAGGATCCACCGGAGTATTAG attattatcttttcgatGGAGGTTCAATACTACCTGTCCTGGCTCTTGACATACAATTAGGTGATTTTGTATTAGATATGTGTGCAGCACCTGGTGGCAAGACTCTAACAATTTTGCAAACACTTATGCCTAATTTAGTGGTAGCAAATGATCTCTCACAGTCTAgagtatatagaataaaaaaagtattaaatcaGTACATAGCAGATATAGGACAGTTGAATGACAGATTGTTTATAACAGAAGAAGATGCtcgtaaaattaatgataaagatgtatataataaG ATACTTGTTGATGTCCCGTGTACAACAGATAGACATGTATTACATGAAaatgataacaatatttttaaacctACAAGAATCAAAGAAAGGTTACGAATGCCAGAAATCCAAGcagatattttatt CAATGCACTAAAGTTAGTAACTGTTGGTGGTACTGTCGTATATTCTACTTGTTCTCTTAGCCCTATACAAAATGATGGGGTTATACAAATGGCATTAAAACGCATGTGGGAAGAAAGTAATACTGTTATAGTTGTAAA agATATGTCAGAAGCATTAGATCCATTGcaaacattatttaattttggaAATTTTGGCTTGAAACATGGACACATTGTCATACCCACTGTTGGTTATAATTGGGGTCCtatgtatttttgtaaaatggttaaattgaaataa